A single Haloglycomyces albus DSM 45210 DNA region contains:
- a CDS encoding WXG100 family type VII secretion target: MSSEGRGFDYYRYNFTHEQLWEQFSTSDPDSLAHAENFYTHKGDGVEALGNESKQQTDTLMHFWTGPAAERFAAKLFELKEYLDTHGSEFKSIGRSYLSEPQRALEDAWSRVKQVGEYGEFGLNPAYNLTFDEWCEHHHGENFLSKDGFKQSKEKARYEAYKSERFDQFAEIVSDLADVYAVYRDGFDKMDPPPPPPGLDPDDVSLTPQGSQATSTREPINNPTTSGANPGGATADDDGSNNLTENDPAPWDDDDDDFVAWNPDTYDNLDTDPATGLAASRAPTPQYGLFGNPIQPNTPTAGPTVPGTPDTTITSTNPSTTTPGSSNSAAGGGRPAGSTTSTTSSTSGGSRSQAPGGMGRSPNATSSKTSTPDDDDAKNKRSRQGRPKPFNRLPRNTATTTAGSTTAAHDSDDDSETTDNRRKRRLQLFEDHFDFNVYLNPEEYDD; the protein is encoded by the coding sequence ATGTCCAGCGAGGGTCGTGGATTCGACTACTACCGCTACAACTTCACCCACGAACAACTCTGGGAACAATTCTCAACCTCCGACCCCGACTCACTCGCCCACGCCGAAAACTTCTACACGCACAAAGGTGACGGAGTCGAAGCCCTCGGCAACGAATCAAAACAACAAACCGACACCCTCATGCACTTCTGGACCGGCCCCGCAGCCGAACGCTTCGCCGCCAAACTATTCGAACTCAAAGAATACCTGGATACGCACGGTTCAGAGTTTAAATCAATCGGACGTAGCTACCTTTCGGAACCACAACGTGCACTAGAGGATGCCTGGTCGCGTGTTAAACAGGTCGGTGAATACGGCGAGTTCGGCCTTAATCCCGCCTACAACCTAACGTTTGACGAGTGGTGCGAACACCACCACGGAGAAAACTTCCTCTCCAAAGACGGCTTCAAACAATCCAAAGAAAAAGCACGCTACGAAGCCTACAAATCAGAACGATTCGACCAATTCGCCGAAATCGTCTCCGACCTCGCCGACGTCTACGCCGTCTACCGCGACGGATTCGACAAAATGGACCCTCCCCCACCACCTCCCGGTCTAGATCCCGATGACGTGTCTTTGACCCCGCAAGGTTCACAAGCCACATCGACACGCGAACCCATCAACAACCCCACCACGTCGGGAGCTAACCCCGGCGGTGCGACAGCTGATGACGACGGTTCCAATAACCTCACTGAGAATGACCCAGCACCGTGGGACGACGATGACGACGACTTCGTCGCCTGGAACCCCGACACCTACGACAACCTCGACACCGACCCCGCCACCGGACTCGCCGCCAGCCGAGCACCCACACCCCAATACGGACTATTCGGAAACCCCATCCAACCCAACACCCCCACTGCCGGACCCACCGTCCCCGGCACACCCGACACCACCATCACCTCCACCAACCCGAGCACCACCACGCCTGGTAGCAGTAACAGCGCGGCAGGAGGCGGACGACCCGCTGGATCAACAACATCAACCACCAGCTCCACCTCCGGAGGTAGCCGATCACAAGCCCCGGGAGGGATGGGACGCTCCCCCAACGCCACCAGCAGTAAGACCTCCACGCCCGACGATGACGACGCTAAAAACAAGCGGTCACGGCAGGGCCGACCAAAACCATTCAACCGCCTCCCCCGCAACACCGCCACAACAACGGCAGGAAGCACTACAGCCGCTCACGACAGCGATGACGACTCCGAGACAACCGATAACCGTCGGAAACGCCGCCTACAACTCTTTGAAGACCACTTCGACTTCAACGTCTACCTCAACCCCGAAGAATACGACGACTAA
- a CDS encoding S8 family serine peptidase, translating to MIYGSFGLARWPVRCLVLLIAMAMLVIWSSRAGAQTEAFEDGNRWVVDQINADEAWDTTQGEGITVAIIDDGIAAHPVFEGMDIRDGVDSTAPERSAHSRASYHGTALAGALVAVAPKVTILPIAVWAPEEIAPGMKPNRNSRAFADAIYYAVEEGADVINISSGLSGGPREREQMALQYAMDQGVVVVAAGGNDPDAAVGDPAREPGVVVVSGTGRNGDSWSSSTTGPEVVVAAPADYRPCLLTQSAEERPDWAPEATEEDLYEDCQGTSYAAPAVAGAAALVKASDPSLTGNDIIQRLIDTASGVDGSRSDELGYGVVDVQAAIESDISGVESNPLGYPLGEQGASEEYAAEALADNRLVDTPEADDTAPESDSGSEGEESAGAESEADSGQSLGLLIGAAGLVVLGGVIVTVVLVRQQRRKRTSPGPVGTGGAQNPFGPQ from the coding sequence ATGATCTACGGTTCCTTTGGCCTGGCGCGTTGGCCGGTTCGGTGTCTGGTCTTGCTGATCGCGATGGCGATGTTGGTTATTTGGTCGAGTAGGGCTGGAGCGCAGACGGAGGCGTTCGAAGACGGTAACCGGTGGGTTGTCGATCAGATCAATGCGGACGAGGCCTGGGATACGACGCAAGGCGAAGGAATCACAGTCGCCATCATTGACGATGGCATTGCTGCGCATCCAGTATTCGAGGGTATGGATATTCGCGACGGAGTTGACTCAACGGCTCCTGAGCGGTCCGCTCATAGTCGGGCCTCGTATCACGGCACGGCCCTTGCTGGAGCGTTGGTAGCGGTCGCCCCTAAGGTCACAATTCTCCCGATTGCAGTGTGGGCACCGGAAGAGATTGCACCGGGTATGAAGCCGAATCGTAATTCTCGTGCTTTTGCTGATGCGATTTATTATGCGGTGGAGGAGGGTGCCGATGTTATTAATATTTCGTCGGGGTTGAGTGGCGGCCCGAGGGAGCGGGAGCAGATGGCGTTGCAGTATGCCATGGATCAGGGTGTGGTTGTGGTGGCGGCTGGTGGGAATGATCCCGATGCGGCTGTGGGTGATCCTGCGAGGGAACCGGGTGTGGTTGTGGTGAGTGGTACGGGCCGTAATGGCGATTCGTGGTCCTCGTCGACGACGGGTCCTGAGGTTGTGGTGGCGGCTCCGGCGGATTATCGCCCGTGTTTGTTGACGCAGTCGGCGGAGGAGCGTCCGGATTGGGCTCCGGAGGCGACTGAAGAGGATTTGTATGAGGACTGTCAGGGGACGTCGTATGCTGCTCCGGCGGTGGCGGGTGCCGCGGCGTTGGTGAAGGCGTCTGACCCTAGCTTGACTGGTAATGACATTATTCAGCGTTTGATAGACACCGCCTCCGGCGTCGACGGCAGCCGTTCCGACGAGCTGGGGTATGGAGTTGTGGATGTTCAGGCTGCTATTGAGAGCGATATTAGTGGCGTGGAGTCCAACCCGTTGGGCTATCCCTTGGGCGAACAAGGGGCCAGCGAGGAGTATGCGGCGGAGGCTTTGGCAGACAACCGCCTCGTCGACACCCCCGAGGCCGACGACACTGCTCCGGAGTCTGATTCGGGTTCCGAAGGTGAGGAGTCTGCTGGTGCTGAGTCTGAAGCGGATAGTGGCCAATCGTTGGGGTTGTTGATAGGCGCTGCCGGTTTGGTGGTGCTTGGTGGCGTGATCGTGACGGTGGTGTTGGTGCGCCAGCAGCGCCGCAAACGCACCAGTCCTGGTCCTGTTGGAACCGGTGGGGCTCAGAACCCATTCGGGCCTCAGTAG